A single region of the Candidatus Woesearchaeota archaeon genome encodes:
- a CDS encoding Bax inhibitor-1/YccA family protein, with protein sequence MLHNKSTNIAMKSFNKISHSTNHDPMTLEGSLNKTLILLTIVLFTGYFGWTQSLPIPFIVLFIISLVISIIIAITLAFKPLIAKYLAPIYAIFQGYFLGAISVLFESWYPGIVIQAILITVSIAFLMNFLYRKRIIVVTEKFKAVIIAATMGIFFVYMISLAMSFFTSSGIPLIHESGLIGIGFSLLVVTIASLNLLLDFSFIEEQSKRKVTKDMEWYGAFALTITLIWIYVEILKLLAKLKSRD encoded by the coding sequence ATGTTACATAATAAAAGTACAAATATCGCTATGAAATCATTTAATAAGATCTCTCATAGTACGAATCATGATCCTATGACACTAGAAGGTTCTTTAAATAAAACATTAATATTATTAACAATAGTTTTATTCACTGGTTATTTTGGATGGACCCAATCACTTCCAATTCCATTCATAGTTTTATTTATTATTTCTTTAGTAATCAGTATAATTATTGCAATAACTCTAGCATTTAAACCTCTAATTGCAAAATACTTAGCACCAATTTATGCAATATTTCAAGGATATTTTCTAGGTGCAATTTCAGTATTATTTGAATCATGGTATCCAGGAATAGTAATTCAAGCAATTCTAATAACAGTATCAATAGCATTCTTAATGAACTTTTTATATCGAAAAAGAATAATTGTAGTTACAGAAAAATTCAAAGCAGTAATAATTGCTGCAACAATGGGAATCTTTTTCGTATATATGATATCTTTAGCAATGTCTTTTTTCACAAGCTCAGGAATTCCATTAATTCATGAATCAGGATTGATAGGAATAGGATTTAGTTTATTAGTTGTAACAATTGCATCATTAAATTTACTTCTTGACTTCTCATTCATTGAAGAACAATCAAAAAGAAAAGTTACAAAAGACATGGAGTGGTATGGAGCTTTTGCATTAACAATTACTCTAATTTGGATATATGTAGAAATATTAAAACTACTTGCAAAATTAAAAAGTAGAGATTAA
- a CDS encoding phospholipid scramblase-related protein, translated as MELNYNKLIVKQKFEGLEAFTGIETKNKYQILTEGGNEVLYAFEESNWFMRILLKKMRSLDITFINPQKETFLKVNKKFAFFLPQFDVYDNNKQLIGIVKTRFGLTSKIEVYDNNNQLIFFTKNEIMHPWTFNIYKSKVMENSIGLISKKWSGVGKEMFTDADNFLIDFDQISDENDKKIILALALIIDLFVFERK; from the coding sequence ATGGAATTAAACTACAATAAATTAATAGTAAAACAAAAGTTTGAAGGACTTGAAGCATTCACTGGGATTGAAACTAAAAATAAATATCAAATTTTAACAGAAGGTGGTAATGAAGTACTATATGCATTTGAGGAAAGTAATTGGTTTATGAGAATCTTATTAAAAAAAATGAGAAGTTTAGATATAACTTTCATTAATCCACAAAAAGAGACTTTCTTAAAAGTTAATAAAAAATTTGCATTCTTCCTACCTCAGTTTGATGTTTATGATAATAATAAACAATTAATTGGAATAGTTAAAACAAGATTCGGGTTAACCTCAAAGATTGAAGTATATGACAATAACAATCAATTAATATTCTTTACTAAAAATGAAATCATGCATCCATGGACATTTAATATATATAAAAGCAAAGTAATGGAAAATTCAATTGGATTAATTAGTAAGAAATGGAGTGGTGTTGGAAAAGAGATGTTCACAGACGCAGATAATTTCTTAATTGATTTTGATCAAATTTCCGATGAGAATGATAAGAAAATAATTTTAGCTCTAGCTTTAATAATAGATTTATTTGTATTTGAAAGGAAATAA